The DNA sequence AGCCACCAGCAAGAAGAGCAGCCTAAAATGCTCCTACTGACAGATCATTTGGAATCatatctgcttcaccccttagaTATGCATCTAAATTTGTAAAGTTTCAAATAGTTCTAAGCAGTGTTTAACATGATAATACTGACtactacactcgtccctccccGTTTGTAGACTTGGAGTCCATGGTTTTGGTCCTCCATGGACAGCAAGAGAGGAAGTAAAAAATGGCACACACACCCGTGTTGCACCTGCAGCAGCATGCACAGGAGCATGGTGCCATTATAACCAATGGTGTTTGAATATCCATGATATTTCCATttgcaggggggtctggaacagatcccctgtgaactGAGAGGAGCAAGTGTAGTTTCTTTTGATAGTGAAATGATCTAAGCACTAAGTAGCAATTATCTGAACTCGGGACAATGTGGTGCAGTTCCAGTCTCATGTTAGAATTAGAAATCCTTCTTGTACAGTTTTGCTATCCTGGCTAGGATTACCTCCACATAAGCAAGCATGTCAGATAAATAggtagtacttttttttttttttgttatatttCAGTGTTAGCATTACTTTGGTCTTTGAATTGACTTAAGATCATTGTATCTCTACATACCTTCACTccattcagaacttggaaaagttactttttgtgactacaattcccagaatcccaagtgGCCATATTAGCTGGAGGTGATAGAACTTGTCGGCCAACCCCCCTCAAGTTTTCCAAACCATGCTTCTATTGTGCCTGATTtccaaagaaattaaaaaagatatttaaatatttccagTTCTTTAAAGGAGTGCATTAATTGTTATCAAAGAACGGGAATAATAACATCCTTTGCCTCCTATTTTACTTCAGTCTAACCAATATGGAATCAGTCTGAGTGAACATTCACATAATGCCAATAAATACATTGTATTTGATGATGTTTAACCATATTTTAGAAAGAACACTTAATACccttcattttgatttttaaattctgCAAAATCTGATGCTGAGAGTTTCAGTCATTGCAAGGCTCTGATCTGCATTAAGAAACTGACTGCTCAATTTATTGTATTGTTAAATAATTGATGTAGTTCTTGGGTCCTTAATAAACCATTTTGCTGCATATACTACTACTGGATATAGTAGAAATGTGAGCAGCCTTCAGGCTACTAACTCACCTGGCTATCATTATTCTCTGTCTTTAGATACTCTGTGTTTTCCACTAGTACCTGCACCAATGGACTGTAttgcattttagcattttttgttgttgttgtgtgccttcaagttgtttttttacTTATGACATCCCCGAGGCAAATCTATTACACTCATCCCACCATATTTGCtggtgttaggggcacaggacctccgtgaatgtggaaaaactacaaataacaaaaacactgtattattacctgagagaacacttctctagcaatctctaggtcctctagtgcaactcttgtgatcaacatctggcagatattgaccatagaattacactggaggagctacaaatgcctaatggaatgctctctttaggaatctctaggtccttcggtgcaatttttggttaaaggtgaccatagacttgcacctagatattcctagaaatacatattaataaaatctgtgaatacagtaattaaatccacaaaaatcaaagctgtaaatgtggagggatgagtgtattgggcttttttggcaaaatttgtttagaagggagtttgccattccttcctctgaggctgagacagtgtgatttacctaaggtcacccagtggatttccatgactgagtggggatttgaaccctgatctccagagtcctagtccaactcacTGGCTCTTTTGGATTTTAGTATAAGAAGAAAGTtatgaattttttttacaaaaaatattgaCTTCTAGATGAACTCAAGTTTCTTTTTGCTATAACTGTAACCTTTTCCCAACATCCTATCAATCTTCAGTGATACTTGCAAGCATTTTCTTATTGCTCTGTACTAAAACATGGCTATATATTAAAAGCTGCTTGGTTAGACGAACCTAAAAATGAAGCTACAATCCAAGAAGATGGCACTTTTACATTCCATATATCACACTGAGGTAATCCTACCCATGTTTACTTAGAGATAAAGGCTACAGAGCGCAGTTGTCTGTAAAGTAGATTTACTGCATTcagacatcatcatcattctcACCTTCATCCTTTATTTAATAGTGCCATCAGTGTACATGCTGCTTTACATGAGCGGGTTACAATTGTTAacttgacagttccctgcccttaggcttacaatctaagaagacaggACACACAAGGATAACAGGATAGGAGTAGAAGAAGGGCTTATGTCCAGAAGATGTTGGCTGCTGTTCTTTCCATCAGTAGCCACCACAGAACaagttgggatggagggatggcCGTTCTTCACCTGCTGAGATGTTCTTTATCAGTGGAAGGGGAAGTATCCTCCTGACACAGAACTGAGATTAATTTTTGGTGTTGGTGTGAGGAGGTCTAGGCTCTTTTTaatagtcttcttcttttttcctccttttttcctttccacacTTGGCTTTCTACTTGTTCTGCTGCAATGGCATCACTCTGTGTGGTAACACATAGTGTCACCCCTCCATTAACCCCCTCCTATGCCAcacaatacagaatccttactcATTTTTTTTGTGCTGATGTTACTCATcagtcataattcccatatatcactgaatgtaatggtaatagttgtgacatgaagcaactggcaaaatgaaaattatactgtacctttaaattgcaatatcatacgcacagcctaaatgcatttacagttCCTCCTTCATGTCTGCAGGGGTTCTGatccaaactcccccccccccgggatggCAAAAAATGCAGAACCTCGAGTCATATTCTTACCAATGACGACATGATGTGTGCACAACTGCTCTGGCATGGCTGTGTGCACACACCATCATGAAGAGGCTTGTAAAGTTGCCTCTTGGAACTcgtgggagatccgttctggacctcctTGTGAGTTCCAaaacttgcacatattcaagccccataagcttgaatggggCACCTGCATGCAGAGAGCATGCCATGGGTGCACGCCCCATTGGGGTTAATGCCGGTTCCCCCTCCGTGGATTTTTAGGTCTGCAGATTTCAAATCCGCAGGCTTAAAGGGGTGACtttagtttcatgtggttaaataaAACATCTGgtaaaatttggtaaaattttatgtttaaaattttaaattaaattaaattaaattaaatttaaaaaacctagggcctctcctttctcctcccactgagccttccCCCCCACAcagcatctcttcagcattttaaaagaatgcagaTGAACCCCACAGCTTGTTTCTGCGAAAAGGCAGATGtctggaagcagtggtgtcaccctgccCCCTAGAGTGTCACctgttgctgtgtccgggaatgctgccaacacacactcacacggctgataagagcctgcttggCAAAAGGAAACCATGCTGAgttgccaagaagcagttcctcaagcAACAATACCAAACGACatccaatagaataagccactagccagtccaaagttcaggattacagagagcaatactaccagtccggtctaaggtcaagagtgccagaagGTTGGTCAAGTGTCTggtctgaggtcaaggattcaaatgcagtctaggaagccaggagtcagatcaagcagcattcactactGAGAACTAATAGACTGAGAAAGAGAGCTCAGTATCTGCCAGatgccttatatctagctcccttatcacagctgctgagtggctaatgagcatttctcagcaagCCTTTGGAACGCTGAAGGCATgtcctttctgatctcctctggctgaaggtagAAATCTCAATACTCTGatcctctatgtctcccaagtctggcacttctactggggcaaggctgagCTGatgagccccaggctccactggagaagtTCCCACTGAgttagggtctggctgagccaaatccactggggctgggagagcagagttgggacctggcagggcagaactggggcctggcacagcttCAGGTTCCTCCTGTACCTGAGGAGCTGAGTCCTCCGAGTCatcctcgtggctggccatgacattcaCTCTGCATCCCCCACACTCCCCTAACGAGGTTCTGTTTGGCTGTAAACTGGCCCTGTACAGAGGCTAGGGTTGCCTCGTGGCGGCGCATGAACACACCCTGCAACCTTAGCATGTTGCCATGATGCCATAGCTGTGCGGCACCGTCCAGACAGTGcacacagctatgatgtcactcCTGTGCAGCATCCAGATGGAGCCATGCAGCAGCGACATACTCGCGCTGCTGCCAGCTGTTTACGGCGGGGCAAAAAGTATCTGCTTTTCAGCACTCTTTTTTTCGTGCAACcacaccacacaatttggttgttgCGGCATGGCTACGTaaaaaagagaggcggctcccggccgcctctttctggtggtctgtaccccgccactgaCTCAATTGTTTATGGGCCTCTCCCCCTGCTGGCTACTACCATGAACTTCATCCTGCCTATTAGAGCAAATGGGAGGAGCAACATAACactgtttattttaattatcttATTGATACCTATTGGTACAAAATCCTCTAAGCATTATGCTTTCTTTCTTCCACAAcagttcaaagtgttggttatgaacTAGAAAGCTCCATACAGCTCAAGTCCAGGATGATATCTTCCCATATAAGCTAGCTTGAGCAATAAGATCTTTCaggaaggcccttctctcagtcccacagcCTTCAGAAGTATGTTTGATGGAAACATAGGTGAGACCCTCCTTTGtggtggttcccagactttggaaatcCCTCCCTAGGGAGGTTAGGGTGGATCCTTACTTGCTATCTTTTTGGTGGCAGGTGAAAATCTTTGTATCCCAACCAACCTATGGGAATTTATCATTAACAACAAAGGGGATTTTTATAGTGCTATataacatttataataataataatatagatttatttgtatcccgcccaatcacagggaatccatGTGGctaagaaaatacaatacagaaaatacaataaaaagaaataatcccttcccaatcccctgacCAATACTCAAACAAGACAAAATCAATAACAATGtaaatacaatagcaatcaaatgaaaatataaaagcattacaaaTCAATGAAGTTATTTTTTGTTCcaataaatgttttttatttttattaacacaaaatttaaacaaatattgAAGTCGAATTGTACAAAACCCACACTTAGTGAATTACCATCAGTTACATTCcagttcttctttttctgaacttTATTAAACTTCCTTGATTACTGAAATCTTCCTGTATAAACTTAGGCTCtatacagacagtcaaaataaagctccttcaagttactttggaggtatggtatttcaatgatgcatgcatcctaagagtctggaagctgcacaaaagctgcactccagtccttaggactggagcgtgactttggttcgccttctggactcttaggacgcatgtatcatttaaacagcatacctccaaagtgacttgaagcagctttattttggctgtctgtaacaggccttactttaATATACTGAACTCTTAACTAATCTTTTTACACTACCGCTGAATTCTTAATCttaaacactatacttttgtgCCAACAGTTCATTGAAATAAATCTGCTTTATCTTCAACACtaacacatttctttaaaaacatttaaataattaaataatatggaAATAATTTAGAACTGTTTAGGAACTATTAAGTAAATATATCAGATCTGAGAAGATATCTATAAAGTACACTACAAATAGTACCAGATGTGGGAAGATAATTATTGATTGCATGTTTGAAGGCGACAGATAGAAACTTTAGTTAAATACAAAGAAAAtgcttttaaagctgttttccaggttaaaataaaaataaggttaGTGTTATCCATGGTGAATGTTGCTGCCAAGACCATACAAGTTGGGAGTGTATCATCCCCACGGCctatttgtttgatattttaataCCATAGTAAGAAAGAGAAGCATTCATTTATACAGAGCTACAGGAGCTGGacacaatcttttttaaaatggtactatCACTCTTTGGACAGTTCTTGTGGATAAACTTTTTGCAGGGCACTGTTTTGTCTATAGATGAAACCAGTACCATCATCTCTCATTTCTCCAAGCTCTTGAAGTGAAGAAACACAAAGGTTGCGCTCTTTCAGTTCTTTTGGCAACTTGGACTTCTTCTCATCTATGCAGCGAGAGTGTCTCACAGGGGTTAGATATTTCAGATCCTTAACAGCAGAATCATTTACTTCACACTGTAGTTTTTTCTTTGCACTTTCCAAATAAGGAGTAGTTGacaaattatatttaattaagaACGATCCCATGTTGTCATTTTCAGGAGTTTTAAACTCCAAGATTTCAGCTTTGTCTGTGTTGCTGtcactctcctcctcttttttacaTAACGCAGGCTTACAACTCTGTTTGTTTCTTGGACTTTTTTCAACTGAAGAGATATCTTGTTCAGACTTCAaacaaacatctgcatttgggaAATTCTCTTCATTACTTGACTCCATATTTTTATTCAAAGGAGCTTCCTTGGAAACAGTGTCTATCTTATTTTTATCTAAATTGACTTCCTTTGCCTCATCATTTTGAGTGATTTCTTTCCTCACACATTCTTCATCAGATTTTCTTAGATTTGTTGTAGCCTTCATAGCATCAGCTAATGCATGACGTAATTCATCCTTTGGCTGTGCTCCTGCTAGAATGGCACTTTCATAAATACCAAGCACCTTTTCAGTGGAGCGAAACTGTTCAAGGCGCATCTGGCATACCCAATACTTGGCAAGCTTTTTTGCATCAGGAACTTGAAGTATGAGTTTTTGCAACGTGGAATAACCCGTCTCAATTAAGGATAAACATTCTGCAAGTGTCTTATTGACTCCATCACTGACGATTCCTTGTTCATCTTCTTCTGCTATAGCAGCCTAAAATGACTTAGCTGGTTCTATTACAGTTTGCCCAACTGTTTCTATTTCAGTCTGAGTAACAGCAAATACTGGAGCAGGTGGCTTCTTGATCCCTTCCTGTGACTGCCATTCAGCTAGCTGAGTTCTTCTCACTTCCGAAGATCTTGCCCTATTTCTCTTGTCAACTGATTTTGAAGCTGATACGGTACTACGGGTTTCAGAAAGAGGTCCTGCTAAACTTTCTCTTACAGTTTTAGATACACTAGGTTTCTTTGTTCTGTGCACAGAATTATTAGTATTGGGTGGAACAGCCTTTAACACTGTTTTCCAATTTCAGACaggggtgtttatcagacgagctcttaaagaggtactattccagtgtgactcctctagctgcctcctgttgcatgctgggattggcagttttaaggaggggtatttagaattctcaggcagagaagttcagctccttaaaactgccaatcccagcatgcaacaggaggctgctagaggagtcacactggaatagtacctctttaagagcatagtgtgataaacatcagggtTTATTTGGGCTTCTCCTTTATGCACTAATGCACTACTAAGAGATTGTTTCTCGTGAGACAGAATGGCCTTGGGATGGCTGACAGACACTCTCACAGTTGGCCTGTTTGGAGAAGGGTTACACCTTCAGGCTTAGAAGCACCTACTGTGCTGGTAATCTTGGTGTCCCTAGTACACTTACTACTCTCTGTGGTTCCAGTTCTCACCACTGACTTAGGTGGAACAGCCAAAGAATGTCTTTTACTCTGGTTTTCTGAAACTTTTCTGAATGAGTTTATCTTAGATGACACAATCCTACCACGATATGAACCAAGTACACGCTTCTCCGAGAGGCATGCACCAGGATTGGGGGTAGTtattttcagctgtttctcttttgcatttctgttcaGTGAGAAGGTCTTACTGAATGGGGTGCCCTTGTTTTTGTTTTCGGCAGGGTCAGAAACTGCTGTAGTACTGGACAGAGAATTACAATTTGTAGCTGTATCAATTTGCTTCAATACAGTGGGAGATTTTAAGGCCTTTGGAGAAATTATATTTTCCCCCAGAGTGCTGTTTAGTTTGTTCTGTGCAGATCCATTTACATTttctatgtcctccatttttgcttTACCGATAAAACTGTTGTCTACTTTCACTTGACTAACTTTCTCGATGCTCCACTGCTTTCCTCTCTAATGAAGCTCTGCTGCTGCAACTGCCATCATCATCAACCGCCACCGCCcctcagtcattttgaattcaagCACGCCGCAAATCAATTAAGTTCATAAATAAtccctttcccagtccctcaaCACATGTTCAGGTCAAAGCaatattaacaaattaattaTCAACATAATATAGTACCtgagagaagaaaaagggaaaaagaaagaaaaagaaagaaaaaatataccaaatacaatacatcaaaaaaCCATAATCCAAATAACTTTTCAGACATAATAAAACACACTTTGTCATAATTACAATAAAAAGGGACAATTATAGCAGTTCAAGGTTCATAGAAGGCCAAACACACTTTCCAGGACCGCCTGGCTCACAGTGGACTGCTACGGAGATACAGGTGGGTGGCTGGAGGGAAAGGCAGATGCGGGTGTACAGTACCTCCTCATCCTCCAGAGCTCCCAAGTAGACTGATGGAATGGGTGAGGGGGAGGCAAAGGGCAAGGTTTTAAGGCTCCAGCCCAGCCAGCATCCcagaagcctcctcctcctccaaattgTTAACTTGacagggcagggaactgtcaagtTAACAACTGTAACCCACTGCAGCTTGCAGGCAGACCGATGGAATGGGTGGGGCAAGTACATttgtagcaagtacatttctatagagCTTAtcgtgaactaagcactccctaagcagtttacaatgtgtaagccaattgcccccaacaagctgggtactcattttactgacttacaaaaggatggaaggctgagtggatcttggagccctccTTGATCAAACTTACAATATTGTGGCTGTAGTAggtttaatctttgttttaaagcaatattttaaatggttttaattgtgttgttggtttaatactttttaaacctcaacttttgtttttaactatgtctgttcagagagagagagatttattccTTAGTAAGCCCCCTTGGGTTTCAGTCTGGGGAATAGGTAGAGTACTGTATAAGTAAAAGGATGGATTGTGAGTGGATAACAAAAGAGAATGTGTGTCTGTGAAAGCTGTAATTCCAAGACCATGAGATCTAGATACCTGACACTTTAAAGGAAAACCTGGCATGCATCAGTTAAATGTAAattaattttagtaatttttaaatatatctcagtgtttgaaatctgaaatattgccATCAATCACTATTCAGCAGGCTTCCCTAACCAGCTCATAGGTCTGAGTCAATACATTTTGAAGCCATGAAAAAAAATTCTAAGAGAATTATAGAACTTCCACTCTTCTCCATTATGAAGAGGTATCCCCATGGGCATGGACTGGGCAAATGTTTCCCGCAGGGGGCATGTGCCATTTCTAATGttagatttgtgtccattaatcctcttgtgtaGAGACTGTCCTATTTGTTCAATGTTTAGAATGGAGActtcagctatgaaagaactttaaaagaccctaaagaataaaaatatacaattgagcactaaagttaaaattatCCAGGCAATCCTATTCCCCATCACTACCtacggatgcaagagctggacagtaaaagaagcagagagaaagaaaataaattcattttacatcgggtgctggagaagagtgcttaggataccacgGGCAGTCAAAAAGACAtgcaaatgggtcctggaacagatcaaaccagaagtcttcttggaagccaagatgaaaaaattgaggctgttgtactttggccagatcatagaatcatagaatcgtagagttggaagaggccacaagggccatccagtccaatcccctgtcatgcaggaactctcaatcaaagcaatgaCAATGtatgaatcatttaaaaagatgataatgctag is a window from the Sceloporus undulatus isolate JIND9_A2432 ecotype Alabama chromosome 1, SceUnd_v1.1, whole genome shotgun sequence genome containing:
- the LOC121925156 gene encoding LOW QUALITY PROTEIN: cytoskeleton-associated protein 2-like (The sequence of the model RefSeq protein was modified relative to this genomic sequence to represent the inferred CDS: deleted 2 bases in 1 codon; substituted 1 base at 1 genomic stop codon), coding for MEDIENVNGSAQNKLNSTLGENIISPKALKSPTVLKQIDTATNCNSLSSTTAVSDPAENKNKGTPFSKTFSLNRNAKEKQLKITTPNPGACLSEKRVLGSYRGRIVSSKINSFRKVSENQSKRHSLAVPPKSVVRTGTTESSKCTRDTKITSTVGASKPEGVTSPNRPTVRVSVSHPKAILSHEKQSLSSALVHKGEAQINPDAVPPNTNNSVHRTKKPSVSKTVRESLAGPLSETRSTVSASKSVDKRNRARSSEVRRTQLAEWQSQEGIKKPPAPVFAVTQTEIETVGQTVIEPAKSFXAAIAEEDEQGIVSDGVNKTLAECLSLIETGYSTLQKLILQVPDAKKLAKYWVCQMRLEQFRSTEKVLGIYESAILAGAQPKDELRHALADAMKATTNLRKSDEECVRKEITQNDEAKEVNLDKNKIDTVSKEAPLNKNMESSNEENFPNADVCLKSEQDISSVEKSPRNKQSCKPALCKKEEESDSNTDKAEILEFKTPENDNMGSFLIKYNLSTTPYLESAKKKLQCEVNDSAVKDLKYLTPVRHSRCIDEKKSKLPKELKERNLCVSSLQELGEMRDDGTGFIYRQNSALQKVYPQELSKE